One window of Phoenix dactylifera cultivar Barhee BC4 chromosome 5, palm_55x_up_171113_PBpolish2nd_filt_p, whole genome shotgun sequence genomic DNA carries:
- the LOC103704008 gene encoding transcription factor MYB30-like produces MVRAPCCEKMGLKKGPWTSEEDQILITYIQRYGHANWRALPKQAGLSRCGKSCRLRWINYLRPDIKRGNFTKEEEETIISLHEMIGNRWSAIAARLPGRTDNEIKNVWHTRLKKRVKPNQVAQEPKIKTHSDAFKHTPLVHPRFDDPRLLPASQEQSYSDFSCTATDSYTMSGENTNSVAVKEDSFCSEEFPEIDESFWSEVLSMDSRAAPVDLTALQGPASGPLGEHFGSFGASDNDDMDFWLRVFLEAGDLQALPEM; encoded by the exons ATGGTGAGGGCTCCTTGCTGCGAGAAGATGGGTCTGAAGAAGGGGCCATGGACTTCAGAAGAAGACCAGATACTGATTACTTACATTCAGAGATACGGCCATGCGAACTGGCGTGCGCTGCCGAAACAAGCTG GTTTGTCGAGATGTGGGAAGAGTTGTAGGCTTCGGTGGATTAACTACCTGCGACCCGATATCAAACGAGGGAACTTcacaaaggaggaagaggaaaccATCATCAGCTTGCATGAGATGATCGGGAACAG ATGGTCCGCAATTGCCGCGAGATTGCCGGGGCGAACGGACAACGAGATCAAGAATGTGTGGCACACACGCCTAAAGAAGAGAGTGAAGCCGAACCAGGTAGCCCAAGAACCAAAGATAAAAACCCATTCTGATGCATTTAAACATACACCTCTGGTGCACCCAAGATTCGATGATCCAAGGCTGCTGCCGGCATCCCAAGAACAATCATACAGCGATTTCTCATGCACGGCTACCGATTCATATACAATGTCGGGAGAGAACACGAACAGCGTGGCTGTCAAAGAAGACAGCTTTTGTTCGGAAGAATTCCCAGAGATTGATGAGAGTTTCTGGTCGGAGGTGTTATCCATGGACAGCCGTGCTGCACCGGTGGATCTCACAGCATTACAAGGTCCAGCATCTGGTCCTCTAGGCGAGCATTTCGGCTCCTTTGGGGCTTCGGACAACGATGACATGGACTTTTGGCTAAGGGTATTCCTAGAAGCCGGTGATTTGCAGGCTTTGCCGGAAATGTAA